In Takifugu flavidus isolate HTHZ2018 chromosome 13, ASM371156v2, whole genome shotgun sequence, the following are encoded in one genomic region:
- the LOC130535814 gene encoding calcium-independent phospholipase A2-gamma-like isoform X1, with protein MLVSKILVQQSYCYRTGCLCWRRLQHLRITGRKLWLCKAIQYRQKLGLHTSNLYLSTSASRWPASLSQHMSRVRNTLDTVSKAVSGTHTELLSKISRLKPNALKAVKKDAEAAVESPVKAVEGGVPLSSNSAAPCSPSAMPSEATCDSSLVSPSVPASATRVNPGANTSTHPQSPSQAAGTVTSLTVRDHKEIKVRRVVPAVKASFTGKQDEVKASPSDAESKNTTSKQTPALFHPSSFSVNLDETYNYLANHINSYFSATTKTPDKKVEKADSSAPSKSGNLTLIADKPDSPATVTPTATKKGLGHYLSYSAPNVQAFVGSYIAPLVPKFRTQESKNAALDEKKSENATFKQTEATAGKEQKTVEEKAKKLLLQQEKIIARVSVDNRTRALVQGLYRASDVKVYINRVEDLSYHLLQFPETCGVAVKEKAIPRLLRLDQAGDPDLRAAVREALVLLGYHAPVKGRGIRILSIDGGGLRGLLALQTLEELEVLTGKPIYKLFDLICGVSTGAILGFMLGVFKMPVKECEDLYRKLGSDVFKQNVIVGTVKMGWNHAFYDTEAWENILKEKMGSHILVETSRDPECPKVAAVSTIVNRGTPLKAFVFRNYNLLPGLRSHYLGGCQHQLWEAIRATSAAPGYFQEFTLGNDLHQDGGLLINNPTALAVHESKCLWPNTPLECVVSVGTGRVENLGKNSTASTSLKTKLTHVISSATDTEEVHAMLDAFLPPDTYYRFNPYMSEDIAMDDSRQERLTQLQTEGLRYLGRNEEKLKKVSRILTREKSSVQMLAEWARLKADMYSGVRMNSPKL; from the exons ATGCTTGTGTCAAA GATTCTTGTACAGCAGTCTTACTGCTATAGGACTGGCTGTCTCTGTTGGAGGCGTCTCCAGCACCTGAGGATCACTGGGCGGAAACTATGGCTCTGTAAAGCTATTCAGTATCGACAGAAGCTTGGTCTTCATACCAGCAACCTTTATTTAAGCACTTCGGCATCACGGTGGCCTGCTAGTCTCAGCCAACACATGTCTCGGGTCAGGAACACTCTGGATACAGTTTCCAAAGCTGTGAGTGGGACACACACAGAACTCCTTTCCAAGATCTCCAGACTCAAGCCTAATGCTTTAAAGGCGGTTAAAAAAGATGCTGAGGCCGCTGTGGAGTCACCAGTGAAAGCGGTGGAGGGTGGAGTTCCACTCTCTTCCAattctgctgccccctgctctCCCTCTGCTATGCCCAGCGAAGCCACATGTGATTCATCTCTTGTCAGTCCTTCTGTTCCAGCTTCTGCTACTAGAGTTAATCCAGGTGCCAACACCTCCACTCATCCTCAAAGTCCTTCTCAAGCAGCTGGTACTGTTACAAGTTTAACTGTGCGTGACCATAAGGAGATAAAGGTGAGGCGTGTTGTTCCCGCCGTCAAAGCCAGTTTTACTGGGAAGCAAGACGAAGTTAAAGCTTCACCGAGCGACGCTGAGAGTAAGAACACCACTTCCAAACAAACCCCAGCTCTTTTCCACCCGAGTTCCTTTTCAGTCAACCTGGATGAAACCTATAACTACCTTGCCAATCACATCAACTCGTATTTTTCCGCCACCACAAAGACTCCAGACAAGAAAGTGGAAAAAGCCGACAGCTCTGCTCCCTCCAAGAGTGGCAACCTCACACTCATAGCTGATAAACCAGACTCTCCTGCTACAGTCACCCCAACTGCAACCAAGAAAGGTTTAGGACATTACCTGTCATATTCAGCTCCCAATGTACAGGCCTTTGTGGGAAGTTACATAGCTCCCCTGGTCCCTAAGTTCAGGACCCAGGAGTCCAAAAATGCTGCTCTTGATGAAAAGAAGTCTGAGAATGCCACTTTTAAACAGACAGAGGCCACAGCTGGCAAGGAGCAGAAGACGGTAGAGGAGAAGGCCAAGAAGCTTCTGCTGCAACAAGAGAAG ATCATCGCCAGAGTGAGCGTGGACAATCGAACCCGGGCTCTGGTTCAGGGACTCTACAGGGCATCGGATGTGAAAGTCTACATCAACAGGGTTGAAGATCTCAGCTATCACCTGCTGCAGTTTCCAGAAACGTGTGGTGTTGCAGTCAAG GAAAAGGCCATCCCTCGCCTGCTGCGCCTGGACCAAGCCGGCGATCCAGACCTGAGGGCAGCAGTCAGAGAAGCCCTTGTTCTGCTGGGCTATCATGCGCCCGTTAAAGGGCGAGGCATACGCATCTTGTCCATAGACGGAGGAGGACTGAG GGGTCTTCTTGCACTTCAGACGTTAGAGGAACTGGAGGTTCTGACGGGCAAACCCATCTATAAGCTGTTTGATCTAATTTGTGGTGTAAGTACAG GTGCTATTCTCGGATTTATGCTGGGTGTGTTTAAAATGCCGGTGAAGGAGTGCGAAGATCTCTACCGAAAGTTAGGTTCCGATGTCTTCAAGCAGAATGTCATCGTTGGGACCGTGAAGATGGGATGGAACCATGCTTTTTATGATACCGAGGCCTGGGAGAACATCCTCAA AGAGAAAATGGGCTCTCACATACTGGTCGAGACTTCAAGAGATCCTGAATGCCCCAAG GTGGCAGCAGTGAGCACCATCGTGAACAGGGGCACCCCGCTGAAGGCTTTTGTGTTCAGGAACTACAACCTGCTCCCCGGCCTACGCTCTCACTACCTGGGGGGCTGCCAGCACCAGCTTTGGGAGGCAATTCGGGCCACTTCAGCAGCCCCTGGCTATTTCCAGGAGTTCACTCTGGGAAATGATCTCCACCAG GACGGAGGCCTCCTGATTAACAACCCCACGGCGCTGGCGGTCCACGAGTCCAAGTGTTTGTGGCCCAACACGCCGCTGGAGTGCGTGGTCTCCGTGGGGACGGGCCGCGTGGAAAACCTCGGCAAGAACAGCACCGCCTCCACCAGCCTGAAGACCAAACTGACCCATGTGATCAGCAGCGCCACAGACACGGAGG AGGTTCACGCCATGCTGGACGCCTTCCTCCCCCCGGACACCTACTATCGCTTCAACCCCTACATGAGCGAAGACATCGCCATGGACGACAGCCGGCAGGAGAGGCTGACACAGTTGCAGACCGAAGGCCTCCGTTACCTGGGCAGgaatgaggagaagctgaagaaggtGTCGCGCATCCTCACCCGGGAGAAAAGCTCCGTCCAGATGCTGGCGGAGTGGGCCCGCCTCAAGGCTGACATGTATAGCGGTGTAAGGATGAACTCACCTAAGCTCTAG
- the LOC130535814 gene encoding calcium-independent phospholipase A2-gamma-like isoform X2, whose protein sequence is MSRVRNTLDTVSKAVSGTHTELLSKISRLKPNALKAVKKDAEAAVESPVKAVEGGVPLSSNSAAPCSPSAMPSEATCDSSLVSPSVPASATRVNPGANTSTHPQSPSQAAGTVTSLTVRDHKEIKVRRVVPAVKASFTGKQDEVKASPSDAESKNTTSKQTPALFHPSSFSVNLDETYNYLANHINSYFSATTKTPDKKVEKADSSAPSKSGNLTLIADKPDSPATVTPTATKKGLGHYLSYSAPNVQAFVGSYIAPLVPKFRTQESKNAALDEKKSENATFKQTEATAGKEQKTVEEKAKKLLLQQEKIIARVSVDNRTRALVQGLYRASDVKVYINRVEDLSYHLLQFPETCGVAVKEKAIPRLLRLDQAGDPDLRAAVREALVLLGYHAPVKGRGIRILSIDGGGLRGLLALQTLEELEVLTGKPIYKLFDLICGVSTGAILGFMLGVFKMPVKECEDLYRKLGSDVFKQNVIVGTVKMGWNHAFYDTEAWENILKEKMGSHILVETSRDPECPKVAAVSTIVNRGTPLKAFVFRNYNLLPGLRSHYLGGCQHQLWEAIRATSAAPGYFQEFTLGNDLHQDGGLLINNPTALAVHESKCLWPNTPLECVVSVGTGRVENLGKNSTASTSLKTKLTHVISSATDTEEVHAMLDAFLPPDTYYRFNPYMSEDIAMDDSRQERLTQLQTEGLRYLGRNEEKLKKVSRILTREKSSVQMLAEWARLKADMYSGVRMNSPKL, encoded by the exons ATGTCTCGGGTCAGGAACACTCTGGATACAGTTTCCAAAGCTGTGAGTGGGACACACACAGAACTCCTTTCCAAGATCTCCAGACTCAAGCCTAATGCTTTAAAGGCGGTTAAAAAAGATGCTGAGGCCGCTGTGGAGTCACCAGTGAAAGCGGTGGAGGGTGGAGTTCCACTCTCTTCCAattctgctgccccctgctctCCCTCTGCTATGCCCAGCGAAGCCACATGTGATTCATCTCTTGTCAGTCCTTCTGTTCCAGCTTCTGCTACTAGAGTTAATCCAGGTGCCAACACCTCCACTCATCCTCAAAGTCCTTCTCAAGCAGCTGGTACTGTTACAAGTTTAACTGTGCGTGACCATAAGGAGATAAAGGTGAGGCGTGTTGTTCCCGCCGTCAAAGCCAGTTTTACTGGGAAGCAAGACGAAGTTAAAGCTTCACCGAGCGACGCTGAGAGTAAGAACACCACTTCCAAACAAACCCCAGCTCTTTTCCACCCGAGTTCCTTTTCAGTCAACCTGGATGAAACCTATAACTACCTTGCCAATCACATCAACTCGTATTTTTCCGCCACCACAAAGACTCCAGACAAGAAAGTGGAAAAAGCCGACAGCTCTGCTCCCTCCAAGAGTGGCAACCTCACACTCATAGCTGATAAACCAGACTCTCCTGCTACAGTCACCCCAACTGCAACCAAGAAAGGTTTAGGACATTACCTGTCATATTCAGCTCCCAATGTACAGGCCTTTGTGGGAAGTTACATAGCTCCCCTGGTCCCTAAGTTCAGGACCCAGGAGTCCAAAAATGCTGCTCTTGATGAAAAGAAGTCTGAGAATGCCACTTTTAAACAGACAGAGGCCACAGCTGGCAAGGAGCAGAAGACGGTAGAGGAGAAGGCCAAGAAGCTTCTGCTGCAACAAGAGAAG ATCATCGCCAGAGTGAGCGTGGACAATCGAACCCGGGCTCTGGTTCAGGGACTCTACAGGGCATCGGATGTGAAAGTCTACATCAACAGGGTTGAAGATCTCAGCTATCACCTGCTGCAGTTTCCAGAAACGTGTGGTGTTGCAGTCAAG GAAAAGGCCATCCCTCGCCTGCTGCGCCTGGACCAAGCCGGCGATCCAGACCTGAGGGCAGCAGTCAGAGAAGCCCTTGTTCTGCTGGGCTATCATGCGCCCGTTAAAGGGCGAGGCATACGCATCTTGTCCATAGACGGAGGAGGACTGAG GGGTCTTCTTGCACTTCAGACGTTAGAGGAACTGGAGGTTCTGACGGGCAAACCCATCTATAAGCTGTTTGATCTAATTTGTGGTGTAAGTACAG GTGCTATTCTCGGATTTATGCTGGGTGTGTTTAAAATGCCGGTGAAGGAGTGCGAAGATCTCTACCGAAAGTTAGGTTCCGATGTCTTCAAGCAGAATGTCATCGTTGGGACCGTGAAGATGGGATGGAACCATGCTTTTTATGATACCGAGGCCTGGGAGAACATCCTCAA AGAGAAAATGGGCTCTCACATACTGGTCGAGACTTCAAGAGATCCTGAATGCCCCAAG GTGGCAGCAGTGAGCACCATCGTGAACAGGGGCACCCCGCTGAAGGCTTTTGTGTTCAGGAACTACAACCTGCTCCCCGGCCTACGCTCTCACTACCTGGGGGGCTGCCAGCACCAGCTTTGGGAGGCAATTCGGGCCACTTCAGCAGCCCCTGGCTATTTCCAGGAGTTCACTCTGGGAAATGATCTCCACCAG GACGGAGGCCTCCTGATTAACAACCCCACGGCGCTGGCGGTCCACGAGTCCAAGTGTTTGTGGCCCAACACGCCGCTGGAGTGCGTGGTCTCCGTGGGGACGGGCCGCGTGGAAAACCTCGGCAAGAACAGCACCGCCTCCACCAGCCTGAAGACCAAACTGACCCATGTGATCAGCAGCGCCACAGACACGGAGG AGGTTCACGCCATGCTGGACGCCTTCCTCCCCCCGGACACCTACTATCGCTTCAACCCCTACATGAGCGAAGACATCGCCATGGACGACAGCCGGCAGGAGAGGCTGACACAGTTGCAGACCGAAGGCCTCCGTTACCTGGGCAGgaatgaggagaagctgaagaaggtGTCGCGCATCCTCACCCGGGAGAAAAGCTCCGTCCAGATGCTGGCGGAGTGGGCCCGCCTCAAGGCTGACATGTATAGCGGTGTAAGGATGAACTCACCTAAGCTCTAG